A window of the Sphingobium sp. CAP-1 genome harbors these coding sequences:
- the gyrB gene encoding DNA topoisomerase (ATP-hydrolyzing) subunit B — protein MSEEPVNTPNSNEYGADSIKVLKGLDAVRKRPGMYIGDTDDGSGLHHMVFEVSDNAIDEALAGHCDLITITLNPDGSVSVEDNGRGIPTGIHKEEGVSAAEVIMTQLHAGGKFENTSDDNAYKVSGGLHGVGVSVVNALSEWLDLNIWREGEEHWMRFAYGDATAPLKVIGKAPEGKKGTRVTFLASTEKAPGDGGTFKNQIDYDFEKLEHRYRELAFLNSGVRLFLVDARHEEKKEVELYYEGGIAAFVKYLDRNKNALMPDPIAIAGTRDDVTIDVALEWNDSYYENVLCFTNNIPQRDGGTHLAAFRAALTRTLNNYAEKSGALKKEKVSLTGEDMREGLTAIVSVKLPDPKFSSQTKDKLVSSEVRQPLESLMADKMAEWLEENPAHGKMIVQKVIDAAAAREAAKKARELTRRKGAMDIASLPGKLADCQERDPAKSELFLVEGDSAGGSAKQGRNRHNQAILPLKGKILNVERARFDRMLSSKEVGTLIQAMGTGIRDDFNLEKLRYHKIVIMTDADVDGAHIRTLLLTFFYRQMPQIIEAGHLYIAQPPLYKATRGRSEVYLKNEAALEQYLVDNGVDSMALETTGGARTGDDLRSLIEHARRMRAVMRYVPRRYNPAIIEALSLNGALDPELSAERQAERLAATVAWMDAQDAEGRWTGIVAEEGGFHFQRLWRGVTDHHVIEGGFIGSAEARKLHAIAAEDAESYRTASRLITVKAALAAEASDDDLPAAPAKGATITRPSELLDAILTAGRKGLAIQRYKGLGEMNAEQLWETTLDPDNRSMLRVEVEQADVADEIFTRLMGDVVEPRREFIQDNALNVANLDV, from the coding sequence ATGAGCGAAGAACCCGTCAACACCCCCAACAGCAATGAATATGGCGCCGACAGCATCAAGGTGCTGAAAGGGCTGGATGCCGTGCGCAAGCGGCCCGGCATGTATATCGGCGACACCGACGATGGCAGCGGCCTGCACCACATGGTGTTCGAGGTCAGCGACAATGCGATCGACGAGGCGCTGGCGGGCCATTGCGACCTCATCACCATCACGCTGAACCCCGACGGATCGGTCAGCGTCGAGGATAATGGCCGCGGCATCCCGACCGGCATCCACAAGGAAGAGGGCGTGTCGGCGGCCGAAGTCATCATGACCCAGTTGCACGCCGGCGGGAAGTTCGAGAATACCAGCGACGACAATGCCTATAAGGTATCGGGCGGCCTGCACGGCGTGGGCGTCTCCGTCGTCAACGCCTTGTCCGAATGGCTGGACCTCAATATCTGGCGCGAGGGCGAGGAACATTGGATGCGCTTCGCCTATGGCGACGCGACCGCACCGCTCAAGGTGATCGGCAAGGCGCCGGAGGGGAAGAAGGGCACGCGCGTCACCTTCCTCGCCTCGACCGAGAAGGCGCCCGGCGACGGCGGCACCTTCAAGAACCAGATCGACTATGATTTCGAAAAGCTGGAGCATCGCTATCGCGAACTGGCTTTCCTCAACAGCGGCGTGCGCCTGTTCCTGGTCGATGCGCGCCATGAGGAGAAGAAGGAAGTCGAACTTTATTATGAGGGCGGCATCGCTGCCTTCGTCAAATATCTCGACCGCAACAAAAATGCGCTGATGCCCGATCCGATCGCGATCGCCGGCACCCGCGACGATGTGACCATCGACGTGGCGCTGGAGTGGAACGACTCTTATTATGAGAACGTCCTCTGCTTCACCAACAACATCCCGCAGCGCGACGGCGGCACCCATCTGGCGGCCTTCCGCGCGGCGCTGACCCGCACGCTCAACAATTATGCGGAAAAGTCGGGTGCGCTGAAGAAGGAGAAAGTCTCCCTCACCGGCGAGGATATGCGCGAAGGCCTGACCGCGATCGTTTCGGTCAAGCTGCCCGATCCCAAATTCTCGTCCCAGACCAAGGACAAGCTGGTATCGTCAGAAGTGCGCCAGCCGCTCGAAAGCCTGATGGCCGACAAGATGGCCGAATGGCTGGAAGAAAATCCCGCGCACGGCAAGATGATCGTGCAGAAGGTGATCGACGCCGCCGCCGCCCGCGAGGCCGCGAAGAAGGCGCGCGAACTGACCCGGCGCAAGGGCGCGATGGACATTGCCAGCCTGCCCGGCAAGCTGGCCGATTGTCAGGAGCGCGACCCCGCCAAGTCCGAACTCTTCCTGGTCGAGGGCGATTCGGCCGGCGGTTCGGCCAAGCAGGGCCGCAATCGGCATAATCAGGCGATCCTGCCGCTGAAGGGCAAGATACTGAACGTCGAGCGCGCGCGCTTCGACCGGATGCTGTCGTCCAAGGAAGTCGGCACGCTGATTCAGGCGATGGGCACCGGCATCCGTGACGATTTCAACCTGGAAAAGCTGCGCTACCACAAGATCGTCATCATGACCGACGCGGACGTGGACGGCGCGCATATCCGCACCCTGCTGCTGACCTTCTTCTATCGCCAGATGCCCCAGATCATCGAGGCGGGGCATCTCTACATCGCCCAGCCGCCGCTATACAAGGCGACGCGCGGCCGGTCTGAGGTCTATCTCAAGAACGAAGCGGCGCTGGAGCAATATCTGGTCGACAATGGCGTCGATTCGATGGCGCTGGAAACCACGGGCGGCGCCCGCACCGGCGACGATCTGCGCAGCCTGATCGAACATGCCCGCCGGATGCGCGCGGTGATGCGCTATGTGCCGCGCCGCTATAATCCCGCGATTATCGAGGCGCTGAGCCTCAATGGCGCGCTCGATCCCGAACTGTCGGCCGAGCGCCAGGCCGAACGGCTGGCCGCGACCGTCGCCTGGATGGATGCGCAGGACGCCGAAGGCCGCTGGACCGGCATCGTCGCCGAAGAGGGCGGCTTCCACTTCCAGCGCCTGTGGCGCGGCGTCACCGATCATCATGTGATCGAGGGCGGCTTCATCGGTTCGGCCGAAGCGCGCAAGCTGCACGCCATCGCGGCGGAGGATGCGGAAAGCTATCGCACCGCCAGCCGTCTCATCACGGTCAAGGCGGCGCTGGCCGCCGAGGCAAGCGACGACGATCTGCCCGCCGCCCCGGCCAAGGGTGCGACCATCACGCGGCCGAGCGAATTGCTCGACGCGATCCTGACCGCCGGGCGCAAGGGGCTGGCGATCCAGCGCTATAAGGGGCTGGGCGAAATGAACGCGGAACAATTGTGGGAAACCACGCTGGACCCGGACAATCGCTCGATGCTGCGGGTCGAGGTGGAGCAGGCGGACGTTGCCGACGAAATCTTCACCCGGTTGATGGGCGACGTGGTCGAACCGCGCCGCGAATTCATTCAGGACAATGCGCTCAACGTCGCGAATCTGGATGTCTGA
- the yczR gene encoding MocR-like transcription factor YczR, whose product MGAWRAQDSAEPAYRQLAQALRMLVLDGRVGLNVRLPGERELAAALGLSRTTVAAAFDRLRDEGFLESRQGSGSVTRLPPGRVEAPQGEIDTASGGNLLNWTHAALPAAPGVARAYAHAVEALPAYLGDLGYDPLGLMVLRRAIAAQFERRGCPTSPDQIMVTNGAQQGFSLLLQWLAGPGDRAVIDHPTYHNAIQALQRAHVVPVPVGLPRQGWDIDAMEAAFRQTSPRFAYVIADFHNPTGRSMDPATRRALVAAATRSHTPLIVDETMVAMGLDFAPPPPVAMHDPSGRQVITLGSASKIFWGGLRVGWIRADAQTIAALGRLRTTMDMASPVVEQIAVAQLIDADVGLGERAELLRGRRDHLMGLIERRLPHWRVESPAGGLSLWAELPRAEATALAALAESLGVRVAAGPRFGVGGAFERFLRLPFTLDAAQLEAGVERLVEADARLHARMPRMRDSLALALEADRLI is encoded by the coding sequence CTGGGCGCCTGGCGCGCGCAGGACAGCGCCGAACCGGCCTATCGCCAACTGGCGCAGGCGCTGCGGATGCTGGTGCTGGACGGCCGGGTCGGCCTCAACGTCCGCCTGCCGGGCGAGCGCGAACTGGCCGCCGCCCTGGGCCTGTCGCGCACCACCGTCGCCGCCGCCTTCGATCGCCTCCGCGACGAGGGTTTCCTTGAAAGCCGCCAGGGATCGGGCAGTGTCACCCGCCTGCCCCCCGGTCGGGTCGAAGCGCCGCAGGGGGAGATCGACACGGCGAGCGGCGGCAATCTGCTCAACTGGACCCATGCCGCCCTGCCCGCCGCACCCGGCGTCGCCCGTGCTTACGCCCATGCGGTGGAGGCTTTGCCCGCCTATCTGGGCGATCTGGGCTATGACCCGCTGGGCCTGATGGTGTTGCGCCGGGCGATCGCGGCGCAGTTCGAACGGCGCGGCTGCCCGACCTCACCCGACCAGATCATGGTGACGAACGGCGCGCAGCAGGGCTTTTCGCTGCTGCTGCAATGGCTGGCCGGGCCGGGCGACCGGGCGGTGATCGATCATCCCACCTATCATAATGCGATTCAGGCGTTGCAGCGCGCCCATGTCGTGCCGGTGCCGGTCGGCCTGCCGCGCCAGGGGTGGGACATCGATGCGATGGAGGCGGCGTTCCGCCAGACATCGCCCCGCTTCGCCTATGTCATCGCCGATTTCCACAATCCGACCGGGCGCAGCATGGACCCGGCCACCCGCCGCGCGCTGGTGGCCGCCGCGACGCGCAGCCACACGCCGCTGATCGTCGATGAAACGATGGTGGCGATGGGCCTCGACTTCGCGCCGCCGCCGCCCGTCGCCATGCACGACCCGTCGGGGCGGCAGGTCATCACTCTGGGTTCGGCCAGCAAGATCTTCTGGGGCGGGCTGCGCGTCGGCTGGATTCGCGCCGACGCGCAGACCATCGCCGCGCTCGGCCGGCTGCGCACGACGATGGACATGGCCAGCCCGGTGGTCGAGCAGATCGCCGTCGCGCAACTGATCGACGCCGATGTCGGGTTGGGCGAGCGGGCCGAATTGCTGCGCGGGCGGCGCGACCATCTGATGGGCCTGATCGAACGGCGCCTGCCCCATTGGCGCGTCGAATCGCCGGCGGGCGGGCTGTCGCTCTGGGCCGAATTGCCCCGCGCCGAAGCGACCGCGCTGGCGGCACTGGCCGAAAGTCTAGGGGTGCGGGTGGCGGCAGGGCCGCGTTTCGGGGTCGGCGGTGCGTTCGAACGCTTTTTGCGCCTGCCCTTCACGCTGGACGCAGCGCAACTGGAGGCGGGCGTCGAACGACTGGTCGAAGCGGATGCGCGGCTCCACGCGCGGATGCCCAGGATGCGCGATTCGCTGGCGCTGGCGCTGGAGGCGGATCGGCTGATTTGA
- a CDS encoding DNA-3-methyladenine glycosylase I gives MERVRCGWAGTDPLYCAYHDAEWGVPERDSRMLWEMLMLEGFQAGLSWITILRKREAFRAAFAGFDPDRVAAFTDADVERLMGDPGIVRARAKIVATIAGARIFCAMRDAGEDFSAYAWAFVGGAPLQGDGVSVPAQTALSAAISKDLKKRGFKFVGPTITYAWMQATGMVNDHAAHCFRRDPLRA, from the coding sequence ATGGAGCGGGTCCGGTGCGGCTGGGCCGGGACCGACCCGCTTTATTGCGCCTATCATGACGCGGAATGGGGCGTGCCGGAACGCGATTCGCGGATGCTCTGGGAAATGCTGATGCTGGAGGGGTTTCAGGCGGGCCTGTCCTGGATCACCATATTGCGCAAGCGCGAGGCATTTCGCGCCGCCTTCGCCGGATTCGATCCCGACCGGGTCGCCGCCTTCACCGATGCCGATGTCGAACGGCTGATGGGCGATCCCGGCATCGTTCGGGCGCGGGCGAAGATCGTCGCGACGATCGCGGGCGCGCGAATCTTTTGTGCGATGCGCGACGCGGGCGAGGATTTTTCCGCCTATGCCTGGGCCTTTGTCGGTGGCGCGCCGTTGCAGGGCGATGGCGTCAGCGTGCCGGCGCAGACGGCGCTGTCGGCCGCCATTTCGAAGGATCTGAAAAAGCGCGGCTTCAAATTTGTGGGGCCAACCATCACCTATGCCTGGATGCAGGCGACGGGCATGGTGAATGACCATGCGGCCCATTGCTTCCGCCGCGATCCGCTTCGGGCATGA